GCGATGAGGGACAGCATTCGCCGGCTGGACGAGGTTGCAGCCGACATCGAGCGTGCCGTTTCCGACCAGGCGGAGCTCGCCGTCGACACTCCCGTGGGAGGCCGTGAGTTTCAGCGATTCCTGCTCGACAAGCAACGCGAGATCACCGCGATCGTGGCCGACGCGCGCGAGCTCGATCGCACCAAAAGTGCTGTGCTGGCCCGATTGCTGGCGCAGTATGCCGGCCCCGCAGGTTCGCTGAGCACCGGCGAGCCGAGGTGAATTGT
The nucleotide sequence above comes from Mycobacterium pseudokansasii. Encoded proteins:
- a CDS encoding DUF4226 domain-containing protein, which codes for MSEQAGSSPDAIAARRALLGRQYEAIVEADRALADALASAHAAMRDSIRRLDEVAADIERAVSDQAELAVDTPVGGREFQRFLLDKQREITAIVADARELDRTKSAVLARLLAQYAGPAGSLSTGEPR